The following are encoded together in the Drosophila takahashii strain IR98-3 E-12201 chromosome X, DtakHiC1v2, whole genome shotgun sequence genome:
- the Trf4-1 gene encoding non-canonical poly(A) RNA polymerase protein Trf4-1 isoform X1, whose amino-acid sequence MDPFVGWFQKEQEGPSLRTWLKIWETNAQEMGALLDQQLQQATTTNGSSSSSNNNSSSNNNNNSTTNNIGNNLTGKPYLSRPNSSLNRLLNFRGDSVENGTTQRNSSAADSTTNRDNSSPTNSSSTNGPGTAGGSGGGGGSGSNSPANTAAATTTTGPPATSNSSSSNSMSDTSNNPPQTTTTTTTTPAASRTNNSIYYNPSRKKRPENKAGGGGHYYMNNHMEMIAKYKGEPWRKPDYPYGEGVIGLHEEIEHFYQYVLPTPCEHAIRNEVVKRIEAVVHSIWPQAVVEIFGSFRTGLFLPTSDIDLVVLGLWEKLPLRTLEFELVSRGIAEACTVRVLDKASVPIIKLTDRETQVKVDISFNMQSGVQSAELIKKFKRDYPVLGKLVLVLKQFLLLRDLNEVFTGGISSYSLILMCISFLQMHPRGIYHDTANLGVLLLEFFELYGRRFNYMKIGISIKNGGRYMPKDELQRDMVDGHRPSLLCIEDPLTPGNDIGRSSYGVFQVQQAFKCAYRVLALAVSPLNLLGIDPRVNSILGRIIHITDDVIDYREWIRENFEHLVVVDRISPLPTAPAAYAASNGAPKYVIMPSGAVVQQLYHHPQQVQVQTTAHGGHSHSHHGHLHPLGQPFVTGTAAASGATTTTSSTTVALVGGVAISAGGGVQQQQQLQQQLQQQQQNATNAHSHAQSQQSQQNQSQSRHRRGSTSSGDDSEDSKDCDVVETTTLTGGQEVIDITLSPPNGLGSSMPVQPSNWSAGGNGNINSSSSSSPENNAAATQEMVDPEMEPDQQQQQQQQQHHQQHHHQETSGVSSASSSSTGGGSGRNYNQRGNHNSSGYYHQQYYVPPPMQQQQQQQLSKSNSNSSSSNYHQQHHHSHSNHSHRQQQQQHHHQQQQQHHQQRPQHLRLGGNRYQKSVGGSPTISASNSSSNSSNSSSTSGSNSNNNRLPPLRGTLVNSSSAISIISISSESSIASSSSSSSRSGQDQQQNERDER is encoded by the exons ATGGATCCATTTGTTGGCTGGTTTCAGAAGGAACAGGAGGGACCATCGCTGCGCACATGGTTAAAGATTTGGGAGACGAATGCCCAGGAGATGGGCGCATTGCTTGATCAACAGCTACAGCAGGCGACGACGaccaacggcagcagcagcagcagcaacaataatagcagtagcaacaacaacaacaattctACTACCAATAATATTGGTAACAATTTAACGGGCAAGCCCTATTTATCGCGACCCAACAGCTCGCTAAATCGATTGCTGAATTTCCGCGGCGATTCTGTAGAGAACGGAACCACTCAGCGGAACAGTTCAGCGGCTGATTCCACCACAAATCGGGATAACAGCTCACCCACCAACAGCAGTTCAACCAACGGACCCGGAACAGCAGGAGgatcaggaggaggaggaggaagcggATCCAATAGTCCGGCCAACACAGCTGCTGCCACCACAACGACTGGGCCACCAGCCActagcaacagcagcagcagcaacagcatgAGTGACACTAGCAACAACCCGCCAcagacaacgacaacgacaacaaccaCGCCCGCCGCCAGTCGCACGAACAACAGCATCTACTACAATCCGTCGCGGAAGAAACGGCCCGAGAACAAAGCAGGCGGCGGTGGGCATTACTATATGAACAACCACATGGAGATGATAGCCAAATACAAGGGTGAACCGTGGCGCAAGCCAGACTATCCGTATGGCGAGGGCGTTATTGGGCTGCACGAGGAGATCGAGCACTTCTATCAGTATGTCCTGCCCACGCCCTGCGAACATGCCATTCGGAACGAGGTGGTCAAGCGCATCGAGGCCGTTGTCCATTCCATCTGGCCACAGGCGGTGGTCGAGATCTTTGGTTCCTTTCGCACCGGCCTCTTTTTGCCCACCTCCGACATTGATCTCGTTGTGCTAG GTTTGTGGGAGAAACTGCCGCTGCGCACGCTGGAATTCGAGCTAGTGAGCCGCGGCATCGCCGAGGCCTGCACAGTTCGTGTCCTGGACAAGGCATCCGTGCCCATCATCAAGCTGACGGATAGGGAGACGCAAGTGAAGGTAGACATATCGTTCAACATGCAGAGCGGCGTTCAGTCGGCGGAGCTAATTAAGAAGTTCAAGCGCGACTATCCGGTGCTGGGGAAGCTGGTGCTGGTGCTCAAGCAGTTCCTGCTGCTGCGCGATCTCAACGAGGTGTTCACCGGCGGCATCTCGTCCTACTCGCTGATCCTCATGTGCATCAGCTTCCTGCAGATGCATCCGCGTGGCATTTACCACGATACCGCCAATCTGGGTGTGCTGCTCCTCGAGTTCTTTGAGCTTTACGGCCGTCGTTTCAACTACATGAAGATTGGGATCTCGATCAAGAACGGCGGACGGTATATGCCCAAGGATGAGCTGCAGCGCGACATGGTCGACGGCCATCGGCCATCGCTTCTCTGCATCGAGGATCCGCTGACGCCGGGCAACGATATCGGACGCAGCAGCTACGGGGTCTTTCAGGTGCAGCAGGCCTTCAAGTGCGCCTACCGCGTCCTCGCCCTCGCCGTTAGTCCGCTCAACCTCCTCGGCATCGATCCACGGGTCAATTCCATACTGG GTCGAATCATCCACATCACCGACGACGTAATCGACTACCGCGAATGGATCCGCGAGAACTTCGAGCATCTGGTGGTGGTGGACCGCATCTCGCCGCTGCCCACCGCACCCGCTGCGTACGCCGCCTCGAATGGGGCGCCCAAATATGTGATCATGCCCTCGGGCGCCGTTGTCCAGCAGCTGTACCACCATCCGCAGCAGGTGCAGGTGCAAACCACAGCCCACGGAGGGCATAGCCATAGCCATCACGGCCATTTGCATCCGCTTGGCCAGCCGTTTGTCACCGGAACAGCTGCTGCATCTGGGGCGACAACGACGACGTCGTCGACGACGGTGGCGTTGGTTGGCGGAGTGGCCATCTCAGCCGGCGGAGGagtccaacagcagcagcagctgcagcaacagcttcagcagcagcaacagaatgCCACGAATGCCCATTCCCATGCGCAGTCGCAGCAGTCGCAGCAGAACCAATCGCAGTCGCGTCACAGACGTGGCAGCACCTCCTCTGGCGATGATTCCGAGGACAGCAAAGACTGCGATGTGGTCGAGACGACGACGTTGACGGGCGGACAGGAGGTCATCGATATCACGCTGTCGCCGCCGAATGGCCTCGGCTCCTCCATGCCGGTGCAGCCGAGCAATTGGAGTGCCGGTGGCAATGGAAACATCAACAGCAGCTCATCCTCGTCG CCGGAAAACAACGCCGCCGCAACGCAGGAGATGGTGGACCCAGAGATGGAACcagatcagcagcagcagcagcaacagcagcagcatcatcagcaACATCACCACCAAGAGACTTCCGGAGTTAGTagtgcctcctcctcctccactggAGGAGGCTCTGGACGCAACTACAATCAGCGCGGCAACCACAATTCCAGTGGCTACTACCACCAGCAGTACTACGTGCCACCGCcgatgcaacagcagcagcagcagcagctgagcAAGTCCAATTcaaactcctcctcctccaactATCACCAGCAGCACCATCACAGCCATAGCAACCATAGtcaccggcagcagcagcagcaacatcaccaccagcaacagcagcagcatcaccaGCAGCGACCGCAGCATTTGCGACTGGGCGGCAATCGCTACCAGAAATCGGTAGGTGGATCGCCCACCATCAGTGCatcgaacagcagcagcaacagcagcaacagtagcAGCACCAGcgggagcaacagcaacaacaatcgaCTGCCGCCGCTGCGAGGGACGCTGGTGAACTCGTCGTCGGCTATATCAATCATTTCCATATCCTCAGAATCATCCattgccagcagcagcagcagctcctcgcGATCCGGTCAGGATCAGCAGCAGAACGAGCGGGATGAGCGATAG
- the Trf4-1 gene encoding non-canonical poly(A) RNA polymerase protein Trf4-1 isoform X2, whose protein sequence is MDPFVGWFQKEQEGPSLRTWLKIWETNAQEMGALLDQQLQQATTTNGSSSSSNNNSSSNNNNNSTTNNIGNNLTGKPYLSRPNSSLNRLLNFRGDSVENGTTQRNSSAADSTTNRDNSSPTNSSSTNGPGTAGGSGGGGGSGSNSPANTAAATTTTGPPATSNSSSSNSMSDTSNNPPQTTTTTTTTPAASRTNNSIYYNPSRKKRPENKAGGGGHYYMNNHMEMIAKYKGEPWRKPDYPYGEGVIGLHEEIEHFYQYVLPTPCEHAIRNEVVKRIEAVVHSIWPQAVVEIFGSFRTGLFLPTSDIDLVVLGLWEKLPLRTLEFELVSRGIAEACTVRVLDKASVPIIKLTDRETQVKVDISFNMQSGVQSAELIKKFKRDYPVLGKLVLVLKQFLLLRDLNEVFTGGISSYSLILMCISFLQMHPRGIYHDTANLGVLLLEFFELYGRRFNYMKIGISIKNGGRYMPKDELQRDMVDGHRPSLLCIEDPLTPGNDIGRSSYGVFQVQQAFKCAYRVLALAVSPLNLLGIDPRVNSILGRIIHITDDVIDYREWIRENFEHLVVVDRISPLPTAPAAYAASNGAPKYVIMPSGAVVQQLYHHPQQVQVQTTAHGGHSHSHHGHLHPLGQPFVTGTAAASGATTTTSSTTVALVGGVAISAGGGVQQQQQLQQQLQQQQQNATNAHSHAQSQQSQQNQSQSRHRRGSTSSGDDSEDSKDCDVVETTTLTGGQEVIDITLSPPNGLGSSMPVQPSNWSAGGNGNINSSSSSSVMHTIPRLDT, encoded by the exons ATGGATCCATTTGTTGGCTGGTTTCAGAAGGAACAGGAGGGACCATCGCTGCGCACATGGTTAAAGATTTGGGAGACGAATGCCCAGGAGATGGGCGCATTGCTTGATCAACAGCTACAGCAGGCGACGACGaccaacggcagcagcagcagcagcaacaataatagcagtagcaacaacaacaacaattctACTACCAATAATATTGGTAACAATTTAACGGGCAAGCCCTATTTATCGCGACCCAACAGCTCGCTAAATCGATTGCTGAATTTCCGCGGCGATTCTGTAGAGAACGGAACCACTCAGCGGAACAGTTCAGCGGCTGATTCCACCACAAATCGGGATAACAGCTCACCCACCAACAGCAGTTCAACCAACGGACCCGGAACAGCAGGAGgatcaggaggaggaggaggaagcggATCCAATAGTCCGGCCAACACAGCTGCTGCCACCACAACGACTGGGCCACCAGCCActagcaacagcagcagcagcaacagcatgAGTGACACTAGCAACAACCCGCCAcagacaacgacaacgacaacaaccaCGCCCGCCGCCAGTCGCACGAACAACAGCATCTACTACAATCCGTCGCGGAAGAAACGGCCCGAGAACAAAGCAGGCGGCGGTGGGCATTACTATATGAACAACCACATGGAGATGATAGCCAAATACAAGGGTGAACCGTGGCGCAAGCCAGACTATCCGTATGGCGAGGGCGTTATTGGGCTGCACGAGGAGATCGAGCACTTCTATCAGTATGTCCTGCCCACGCCCTGCGAACATGCCATTCGGAACGAGGTGGTCAAGCGCATCGAGGCCGTTGTCCATTCCATCTGGCCACAGGCGGTGGTCGAGATCTTTGGTTCCTTTCGCACCGGCCTCTTTTTGCCCACCTCCGACATTGATCTCGTTGTGCTAG GTTTGTGGGAGAAACTGCCGCTGCGCACGCTGGAATTCGAGCTAGTGAGCCGCGGCATCGCCGAGGCCTGCACAGTTCGTGTCCTGGACAAGGCATCCGTGCCCATCATCAAGCTGACGGATAGGGAGACGCAAGTGAAGGTAGACATATCGTTCAACATGCAGAGCGGCGTTCAGTCGGCGGAGCTAATTAAGAAGTTCAAGCGCGACTATCCGGTGCTGGGGAAGCTGGTGCTGGTGCTCAAGCAGTTCCTGCTGCTGCGCGATCTCAACGAGGTGTTCACCGGCGGCATCTCGTCCTACTCGCTGATCCTCATGTGCATCAGCTTCCTGCAGATGCATCCGCGTGGCATTTACCACGATACCGCCAATCTGGGTGTGCTGCTCCTCGAGTTCTTTGAGCTTTACGGCCGTCGTTTCAACTACATGAAGATTGGGATCTCGATCAAGAACGGCGGACGGTATATGCCCAAGGATGAGCTGCAGCGCGACATGGTCGACGGCCATCGGCCATCGCTTCTCTGCATCGAGGATCCGCTGACGCCGGGCAACGATATCGGACGCAGCAGCTACGGGGTCTTTCAGGTGCAGCAGGCCTTCAAGTGCGCCTACCGCGTCCTCGCCCTCGCCGTTAGTCCGCTCAACCTCCTCGGCATCGATCCACGGGTCAATTCCATACTGG GTCGAATCATCCACATCACCGACGACGTAATCGACTACCGCGAATGGATCCGCGAGAACTTCGAGCATCTGGTGGTGGTGGACCGCATCTCGCCGCTGCCCACCGCACCCGCTGCGTACGCCGCCTCGAATGGGGCGCCCAAATATGTGATCATGCCCTCGGGCGCCGTTGTCCAGCAGCTGTACCACCATCCGCAGCAGGTGCAGGTGCAAACCACAGCCCACGGAGGGCATAGCCATAGCCATCACGGCCATTTGCATCCGCTTGGCCAGCCGTTTGTCACCGGAACAGCTGCTGCATCTGGGGCGACAACGACGACGTCGTCGACGACGGTGGCGTTGGTTGGCGGAGTGGCCATCTCAGCCGGCGGAGGagtccaacagcagcagcagctgcagcaacagcttcagcagcagcaacagaatgCCACGAATGCCCATTCCCATGCGCAGTCGCAGCAGTCGCAGCAGAACCAATCGCAGTCGCGTCACAGACGTGGCAGCACCTCCTCTGGCGATGATTCCGAGGACAGCAAAGACTGCGATGTGGTCGAGACGACGACGTTGACGGGCGGACAGGAGGTCATCGATATCACGCTGTCGCCGCCGAATGGCCTCGGCTCCTCCATGCCGGTGCAGCCGAGCAATTGGAGTGCCGGTGGCAATGGAAACATCAACAGCAGCTCATCCTCGTCGGTAATGCACACAATCCCCCGCCTTGACACATGA